The DNA sequence TGCGATGCCTAAAGGGCAGGGGCACGTGACAGCTAGGACGGACGCCGCGAAGAGCGCCGCCCTCTCGAGGCCCTCCCCCGCGGCCAGCCAGTAGGCGAACGTGACCAGGCTCAGCGCCATGACGACCCAGGTTAGGAGGCCCACGATCCTGTCCGCGGCCCGCTGGAAGCCGGGCTTCCGGAACTGAGCCTCCCTGACGATCTCGATGATGTGGGCCAGCGTTGTATCCCCGCCCACCCTGGTGGCTGAGACGCGGAGGAAGCCCGAGGTGAGCAGCGTGCCGGCTAGCACGGGATCCCTCTTCTCCGCGGTCTTGAACCTCGGCACAGGCTCCCCGGTGAACGCGGACTCGTCGACGTAACCCCAGCCCTCCACGACCACCCCGTCCACGGGAATCCTCTCGCCCGCGCGGACCTCCACCAGGTCTCCAACCTTCAGCTGCCCCACGTCGACCTCCACTACGCTACCGTTCCTCACCACCCTGGCGCGACCGCTCTGGAGTGCGGCGAGCTCGCTCAACGCCTTGAGGGCCCGCTTCCTCAACCTCTCCTCGAGGTACTTGCCGGCTGAGACAAAGCCGAGGACGCCTGCCGCGGCCTCGAAGAAGCCGGCTCCGTGTCCAGTGGATGCGAAAGCGATGCTGGAGGCGTAGGCTACAGTCGAGGATAGGGCGATGAGCGAGTCCATCGTGGGGGAGAGGCGGGTGAGCGCCCTGAACCCCCTCCAGACGAGCTTGGCGTTGAGTAGCAGCACGATCGAGGCTAGCGCCCCGTAGAGGGCGGCGGGGGCGTGGGGTAGAAGCTCGAAGGCTTCGAGGAAGTGGTAGGTGACCGCTGTCAGTCCCAGCGCGAAGGAGATCAGCGGGACCCAGGGCTGCCCACCCCTCCCTTCGGCGTGCTCCACCTCCCCGACCCTCACCTCAGCTCTGTAACCCAACTCTCTCACGGCTGACAGGATCTCCTCCTCCGAGACGGTGTAGGGGTTGTACGCCACCTTGGCCAGCCCCGTGACCGGCGAGTATCGGCACTCAACCACACCCTTCAGCCTGCTGACGCTGGACTCGAACTTCGACGCCTCCTCCTCGCTCAGCTCCACCGAGAGGGTCAACGACCTCTTCTCAACGTCGTAGCCGGCCGCTCTCACAGCCCTCACGATGTCGCGCAGCGTGACTCTCGAGGAGTCGTACACCACCACAGCGTCCCCCGTTGAAGCGTCGATCTCGATCTGGGCGCCCAGCTTCGACAGCTCCCTCTGTATCGAGAGGACGCACGTTGGGCAATCCACGCCCAGTACCTTTACCCTCTCCCTAACCATTCCTCCATCACGCGGGCATGCCCACGGGCCCCTTCTCAAGGTAGAATTCGGGGTTGGCCTCGAAAGCCTTCCTGCAGTGAGCGCTGCAGAAGTAGTAGACTCTACCCTTGTAGACGGTCTTGTGCGGGGTTTTCTCCGTAGAAACCTTCATCCCGCAAACCGGGTCAACAGCTTCAACCACAGGGAAGAGGAAAATGACAGTGTTATAAAGCTTCCTTCACGAGTGTACAGTATTCCTACTCACAGTTTCCCTGAACCTGGCGTAAATGAAAGTTTAGGTTCAAGACCCTGAAGTATAGCTTCCGCCCTCTCCAGGGCTCTCAGCATCCACGACCTGTACTCCTGTTCACCGGCCCAACGCTTCAAGCTGGGGAGTGCGCGCTCTACCTCCTCAACGATCCTGGCCAGGTGCCGCCGCTCATCGTCCGCGCTGGCCGGCTTCTCCCCCTGCAGCTTCGCTTCACCCTCCATGAAGCCCTCGGGGATGTAGAAGTCCTTCAGAACCGTGAAGCCGTTGCGAAGAAGGAGAAAGCCCAACCTCGTCACGTGAGGAGGGAGGCCGAGGCGCAGCAAGCGCTCCGTCTCCTTATCGTAGCCGTACTCGATGTACATGAGCTCCCCACCCCTGAGCTCGCCCGCGAGGGCCTCCAGGAGCTCGCGCTCTAAGGCTGAGCCCGCGAAAACGAAGGTACCCTCCCCCGTCTCGATGAGGTTGTTGACTGCGAAAACCTCGATCCACCTCGCGTAGTAGGGAGGCCTACCGTTGAAGCACTTCGCCACGAGTAGACGGCTCCCGGACAACCACAACTCGAAGTTCCTTTCCTCTCGAAAACGCCCCGGCTTCTCAACGACCACAAGCCCATAGCGTTCCGCTAGATCCCTAATGGAGGCGCAAAGCACAGCGGAGCATCGGTTAATCCCTTATGAAAGTTCTGCAACCACGAGGGTGATCGATCAGCAGGTAGATGCTTACATAACCGATCTAGAAAGATAAAACAAAATCCGTTTTGGTTTCTTTTACTCTACGGTGATCGCGCCGGTCGGGCAACCCTCGGCGGCTGTCTTCGCGTCGTTGGTGAGCTCCGCGGGGATCTCTCCGATCGACTCGGACTCGCTGTCGCTCTTCCTGTAGGGCTCCCTGATTCTGCTCTTGAAGGTCTCAGGGTCCTCCTCGAAAATCTGCGGGGCGATAGCCCAGCACGCGCCGCAACCGATGCACAGGCTCTTATCCACTCTAACCTTCGCCATGCCGGTCAAGTGGCTTACATCAACCCAATTATAAGAATTGCTTTCAAAGCTCCTTCAAACTAAGCAGCTCAAGCTAACGTAAGCCTTCAGAACCTTAAGCTTAGAGCTCTACCCCTTGGGGGAACCTCCCCTCTCTGTATCCTTTCCACCAGGTCGAGAACCCTCCGCTTGATCTCATCCCTCCAACGCCTCGCCTCCTCGAGGCTCATGCGCGCCGGGTCCGGAATCTCCCACTGCTCAACGTACTTCGCCTTAACAACTGGGCAGGTACCTCCCTCTGACCCGCCGCACACGACAACCCCGATTTCAGCGGCAGCCTCAAGATCCGGTGTCAGGAGCTTCGGCTTCTTCGTGGATATATCGATCCCTTCCTCGAGCATCAGTTCAACCGCGTTGGGGTGCACCGAGGGGGCTGGCTGCGTTCCAGCGCTAATGGCCCTCCAGCCTGGAGGGGCGTGAGCGTTGAAGTAGGCCTCCGCGATCTGGCTCCTAAACCGGTTCTCGGTGCAGACGAAGAGTACCAGCTTCTCCCCCGACATCGGATGAAGCTCGAGAACCAGCGATATAAGTGCTTTCTACATACTTCTTATTGATTTTTAAGTGCAAAAATTATCTTTATCCTCGTGAATCTTTACTTACCTCCCGATACAAAAATTTTATTAACTAATAATTTGGCAAAACTTATTTTTGATATGTTTTTATAATAGAATAAAATGATTTTTATACCAGTGGTGTAAAGGGTCTATTGATGCCCGTACGACCGATGACGCTTGATGCTCTCCTCAGCGCGTTCTCGGGTGAATCGATGGCGCACATGAGGTATCTCATATTCGCGGACGTCGCGGAGAGGGAGAAGTTCCCCAACGTCGCCAGGCTGTTCAGGGCTATCGCGTACGCGGAGTTCGTCCACGCCCGCAACCACTACAACAACTTGAGCGAGTACAACGGTGAGTTCAAGGCCGTAGCCGGCACTCCAGCGGGCCCGGGCAGCACGTCGAAGAACCTGGAGCTGGCCATTCGAGGGGAGGAGTACGAGGTGGCTGAAATGTACCCGGCCTACGTTGAGCTCGCCAGGTTCCAGGGGGAGAGGGGGGCTGAGCGCAGCTTCCGGTGGGCGCTGGAGGCTGAGAAGATCCACGCCCAGCTCTACCGCGAAGCGAAGAGCTACGTGGATAAGGGTCAGGATTGGCCCCTAGCGGGCAAGGTCTGGATCTGCACCATATGCGGGCACACGTACGTCGGAGACCAACCGCCAGACAAGTGCCCGATCTGCGGGGCTCCGCGGGAGAAATACACCGGCTTCTAGACCCCGGAGAACTCATCTTTTTCCTTTTTTAATAATTCCGAGGGGTGAGCTAAGTTTATAACCGCTCTTATGACATAGTCATGGTGGTTGCGTGAGCACTCGTATCCCACTCCCCTACAGCCCAAAGGTGCTGGAGATATTCAGGGAGCCGAAGAATCTTGGGCCGCTTGAAGATGCCACGGTTGTCGAGCACGCTGGTAGCCCGGCGTGCGGCGACATGATCCGCCTGTACCTCAAGATTGTGGAGAGGGGTGGGGAGGACTTTATCGAGAGGGCTACCTTCGAGAGCTACGGTTGCGCCGCTAACATCGCAGCGGCCAGCATCCTGACTGAGATGGTTAAGGGGAAGAGCTTGAGGGAGGCTTGGGCGATAAGCTGGAAGCAGCTCTCCGATGAGCTGGGCGGGCTCCCCCCGATAAAGTACCACTGCAGCATACTGGCTGTGGGTGCCTTGAAGAGGGCGATTAGGTCCTACTACGAGAGAAGGGGTGTGAAGCCCGGCTGGCTGCCCGAGCAGCTGACGGTTGAGGAGAAGCAAACGCTTGAGGAGGAGGAGATGATGGAGCGGTACCGGAAGACGATCAAGAATCTAGAGGGTGGTGAGCGATGATCGTGCTGGACTTAAGGAGGGGTGCTGGGTGCACTGATCACCCGGGGGTTAAGCTTCCCTCGCTCCTTTCGCGGTACGCCGGGGAGAGAGAACTGGGCTTCCTCTTCGACCCCAACGACCTGCCCCTCGAGGCGGTTAAGCTCATCCTCGCCAGGCACGGGTACACTCTTTCAAAGCTCCGCGAGGCTGAGGGCGGCATGCTCATACTTGTGGCGAGGAGGGGTGGTTAGATTGAGCCTCTCAGTGAAGGTTCGGGAGCTGCTGAAGGCGCACGGGCAGCCAGAGAGGGAGGTCTACTTCGACTTGGAGAACAGCGGCTGGGTCCCGCCGGAGGTTGTAGAGGCGATGCTACCCTACTTCAACGCGAGGGGCTACGGTCACCCCTCGATCACCCACAAGCCGGGCTGGGAAGCGCTGGAAGTGGTTTACGAGGCTAAGGAGCTGATCGCCAAGACGCTGGGGGTTAGGGATTTGGAGGCGATCTCCTTCACCCACAGCGGGACGGAGGCGAACAACCTCGCGATCCTAGGCTACCTGCTGGCGAACAGAGAAAAGAGGGGTAAAGTCGTTGTCTCAGCCGTTGAGCACTTGAGCGTGATCTTCCCGGCTGAACATGCGGCGAAGCTTTTCGGCTACAAGGTGGTACAGGTCCCCGTCGATAAGGAGGGCTTCGTGGATCCCGAGGTGCTGAAGCTGTACGTCGACAGAGATACGGTGCTCGTGAGCGTGCAGGCGGTGAACCACGAGATTGGCACGATTCAGCCCATCAAGGAGCTGGTGGACGTGGTGAAGAGCGCAAACCCCGAGGCAGTTTTCCACACGGACGCGGCCGACGCTTACGGCTGGATCCCGTTCAACGTTGAGGGGTTGGGGGTGGATATGGCCACCCTGAGCGGGCACAAGATTCACGGTCCCCGCGGCGTAGGCGCGCTGTACGTGAGGGAGGGGGTGAAGCTGGAGCCACCGCTTCGGGGCCAGCTGAGCGCGGAGAAGCTGTGGCCTGGCGTTGAAAACGTCCCCGCGATCGCCGGCTTCAAGAAAGCTGTTGAGATCGCGTTCAGCAGCTTCGAGGAGAGGGTCTCCTATGTGAGGAGCTTGAGGGATAGGCTGATCAGCGGAGTTCTGGAGAGGACGTCGCACGTGCTCGTGAACGGCCCTCTGGGGGAAAGGAGGGCGCCGAACAACGCGAACCTCAGCTTCCTCTACGTGGAGGGTGAGGCTCTCACCGTCGAGTTGAGCATGCGCGGCATCTACGTTTCGAGCGGCAGCGCTTGCAGCAGTAGGGTGCTGGAGCCGAGCCACGTGCTACTAGCGATTGGGCGTAGGCACGAGGAGGCTCACGGCAGCATCCTATTCAAACTCTCGCACTACCACAAGCCTGAAGACGTGGAGTACGCGATAGAAGTTATCCCTGACGCTGTCAAAAGGTTGAGGAGCTTAAGCTCCTGGAAGATAGGTTAGAACACTAAATGCTTTTCCGAATTTTTACAGCAAGCATTAAATACCACGACCCTGATCACTTGTACGAGCGGAAATGCTGTCAAAACACCCTCTAGATCTCCCGGTTGGGAGGAAACTCTCGAAGGATGAGGTGGCTGACGCGCTCCGCCTATCGATCATCGCTGAGCTGGACGCGATCAGCCTCTACCTCCAGTTGGCCAGGTCGA is a window from the Thermofilaceae archaeon genome containing:
- a CDS encoding ferredoxin — protein: MAKVRVDKSLCIGCGACWAIAPQIFEEDPETFKSRIREPYRKSDSESESIGEIPAELTNDAKTAAEGCPTGAITVE
- a CDS encoding arsenate reductase ArsC, coding for MSGEKLVLFVCTENRFRSQIAEAYFNAHAPPGWRAISAGTQPAPSVHPNAVELMLEEGIDISTKKPKLLTPDLEAAAEIGVVVCGGSEGGTCPVVKAKYVEQWEIPDPARMSLEEARRWRDEIKRRVLDLVERIQRGEVPPRGRALSLRF
- a CDS encoding iron-sulfur cluster assembly scaffold protein — translated: MSTRIPLPYSPKVLEIFREPKNLGPLEDATVVEHAGSPACGDMIRLYLKIVERGGEDFIERATFESYGCAANIAAASILTEMVKGKSLREAWAISWKQLSDELGGLPPIKYHCSILAVGALKRAIRSYYERRGVKPGWLPEQLTVEEKQTLEEEEMMERYRKTIKNLEGGER
- a CDS encoding rubrerythrin family protein — protein: MPVRPMTLDALLSAFSGESMAHMRYLIFADVAEREKFPNVARLFRAIAYAEFVHARNHYNNLSEYNGEFKAVAGTPAGPGSTSKNLELAIRGEEYEVAEMYPAYVELARFQGERGAERSFRWALEAEKIHAQLYREAKSYVDKGQDWPLAGKVWICTICGHTYVGDQPPDKCPICGAPREKYTGF
- a CDS encoding DUF1122 family protein — protein: MLCASIRDLAERYGLVVVEKPGRFREERNFELWLSGSRLLVAKCFNGRPPYYARWIEVFAVNNLIETGEGTFVFAGSALERELLEALAGELRGGELMYIEYGYDKETERLLRLGLPPHVTRLGFLLLRNGFTVLKDFYIPEGFMEGEAKLQGEKPASADDERRHLARIVEEVERALPSLKRWAGEQEYRSWMLRALERAEAILQGLEPKLSFTPGSGKL
- a CDS encoding heavy metal translocating P-type ATPase, producing the protein MVRERVKVLGVDCPTCVLSIQRELSKLGAQIEIDASTGDAVVVYDSSRVTLRDIVRAVRAAGYDVEKRSLTLSVELSEEEASKFESSVSRLKGVVECRYSPVTGLAKVAYNPYTVSEEEILSAVRELGYRAEVRVGEVEHAEGRGGQPWVPLISFALGLTAVTYHFLEAFELLPHAPAALYGALASIVLLLNAKLVWRGFRALTRLSPTMDSLIALSSTVAYASSIAFASTGHGAGFFEAAAGVLGFVSAGKYLEERLRKRALKALSELAALQSGRARVVRNGSVVEVDVGQLKVGDLVEVRAGERIPVDGVVVEGWGYVDESAFTGEPVPRFKTAEKRDPVLAGTLLTSGFLRVSATRVGGDTTLAHIIEIVREAQFRKPGFQRAADRIVGLLTWVVMALSLVTFAYWLAAGEGLERAALFAASVLAVTCPCPLGIAVPLAVAVASMMAARSGILIRGGDVFERVRRVDTVVFDKTGTLTVGAPRVSSVYPLNGFSEELLLRLAGSAERRSEHPLAKAILERCREAGVEPPEPQSFEHVPGMGVIAEVEGVRVAVGSERLIEGVTGAALDGEARRLAEEVRSRGSTALFVAVDGRLAGVVEVRDEVRGEAKRVVARLREMGIRTVLATGDSWASGKWVARELGLDEVRAELPPEDKAELVEDLQRRGARVMFVGDGVNDAPALGKAFVGVAVGSGAEIAREAGDVVLV
- a CDS encoding cysteine desulfurase family protein; the encoded protein is MVRLSLSVKVRELLKAHGQPEREVYFDLENSGWVPPEVVEAMLPYFNARGYGHPSITHKPGWEALEVVYEAKELIAKTLGVRDLEAISFTHSGTEANNLAILGYLLANREKRGKVVVSAVEHLSVIFPAEHAAKLFGYKVVQVPVDKEGFVDPEVLKLYVDRDTVLVSVQAVNHEIGTIQPIKELVDVVKSANPEAVFHTDAADAYGWIPFNVEGLGVDMATLSGHKIHGPRGVGALYVREGVKLEPPLRGQLSAEKLWPGVENVPAIAGFKKAVEIAFSSFEERVSYVRSLRDRLISGVLERTSHVLVNGPLGERRAPNNANLSFLYVEGEALTVELSMRGIYVSSGSACSSRVLEPSHVLLAIGRRHEEAHGSILFKLSHYHKPEDVEYAIEVIPDAVKRLRSLSSWKIG
- a CDS encoding YHS domain-containing protein codes for the protein MVEAVDPVCGMKVSTEKTPHKTVYKGRVYYFCSAHCRKAFEANPEFYLEKGPVGMPA